DNA from Brassica napus cultivar Da-Ae chromosome C4, Da-Ae, whole genome shotgun sequence:
GAAATAACTAACACATCTTTGGTGTTCGCCTACACACactcacaaacaaaaaaacacacaccTTCCTTCCTTCAAACCTATCATCTCTCAACAGCACCTCCTCATTCACAAATGTGGGTTGGTTATTTATGGCTTGAAGTCTATCATCTCCCTTATGTTCAACTTGATGGATGGCCCCATTGACGAACATATGTGTGCGCTTTTCCAGTACACTCCTTTTGCTCCCTTTGGCTTGTTTGTCTCCACCGATTTCTGCATTATCCATCATTTACGTTCCACTCTTTTATTCAgcacaagagaaaaaaaaaacgttgtacttagtagtagtagtagtattaAAATGGCCTACCACTGCTGCAAGGAAGTTTACGAGCAGGTCTTCCTCCGTGAAATTGACTTTCCCAAAGGGAATGTGAACAATCCCAGTTTTGTCTGCTCTGAATTCTACTTTTCCCTTCTTGAACTCTTCTATagcctgagagagagagagatttatgCATCATCATTATACTATGAATCAGGAGCAGATGATGTTGCCTGAGTAAGTAGTAGTAGGCTCTTACCTGGGGAATGTTAGCTGTGACGGTACCAGCCTTGGGATTTGGCATGAGTCCTCGAGGACCAAGAATCTTTCCCAGGCCAGCAACCTAACCGCCCAAGTTAGAGAAGGTTTAGTAATAAGCCTTAGATGACGAGCAACATTTCTTTGCCAAGAATGAATGAATGTCGTAACAGCTAAGCTATAcaagtttattttattaacaaatgaGTGGGAAACACACCTTGACCATCATATCCGGGGATGCAATTAGCTTATCGAACTCCATGAACCCTCCTTTTATCTGTTCGATCAAATCATCACTGCCCACAATATCTGCCCCTGCATTTTTTGCTTCATCGACCTTTTCACCTGGATATTATTATTCAACATGGAAGAATAACTTAGAGAAAAGAGGAGAAACAGAAAGAAAGATCCCAGTACATTTTCTCTATTGAAATACACCCATCCAAACAAGATATAGAAGGTCAACCAACCACACAAAGTATTTTCTACGGAATCCCTTGGAATGAACTGTCCGACTAACTTAGCATTTGGGGGCAATTAGTTACCTTGTGCAAGAACAGCCACTTTAACAGTTTGCCCTGTTCCTTTAGGAAGGCTCACCTATCAAAGACAATAATGCCTTCAGATTTAAAAATCAaagttatacatatatatatatatatatgtaaagcaaaatcaaaaaccatacGGTCGCTCGCAGCTGCTGATCATTGTACTTAGGATCGATGTTGAGACGGAAATGGGCTTCGACCGACTCCACAAACCTTGTGTTAGCGGTTTGCTTAAGCAAAGATATAGCAGTCTTGACGTCGTACTCCTTTTTGGTTTCCCTTAGCTTTTGGATCTCCAGAAACCTCTTAGACCTTGTCTGCCAAATGAGAGTAACAACCAAACAGCATGAAAGAATCATCATGCCAAAATTGCTCCATTCAAGGATACCGaattcaacaaaagaaaaaatcatgTTTAGAAAGCATACTCTATCTCTCTTGAGTAGCAAAGCTGCTTTTCCTTTCTTAGGCTTTGGCGGATCGAGGACGGCTGTGGCGGTGGACGTGCCTTCATTCTGCTCCGCGTCCTCCGTGTCGACATCAGCCTCTGCGGCTACGGCTGAGACAACTACCGGGAACGAACCTCTTCTCCCCGCAAGGAGAACAAGAGGGGGATAGAGTGCGACGCTCAACTTGTTGGGTCTTGGGTTGGCAGATGAGAAAAGAGACGGAATTGTAAGGTCCTTCGATGCGGCGTATGCTATCATGAGAGAGGAGTGAGTTGCGCAGACAGCCATTGTCGAACCTGTTTTGTTTTGCGTAGAGAAGGCGAAGTGAGAGCACTACCTCATCCACAAAGGGGATAATGATAGCAATCTATCTCTTTCTAAGCTATTATATTCTGCATGCTAGTGCACCACTGTTACAATACAGCTTATTTACAACTCGACACCTGTCATATTCTTGACCATCGATGCAGATTGCAATTTCttcttttcttgaaaaaaaaaaaaacaagcaatttcttctttctttatttttaaataacattttagacacattttaatataaactaggtgttttgtccgcacatgcggacataattttttcatagatatttattaataaatgtactattaaatttaaagataattttttttaagtcaaacattaaatttgtaatatttttataaatctttcaatttcttaatttcttaatttttattcatttaaaaacattattttggaCAACATtgtcaatattttattattttaaaatatgttattatatttaaataatttttattatattaatttaaaataattatctaattaaataacaaGTATACAACAGCTAATATAAAGCAATGTTATTcaatcaaatttttgaaattaccGAAACCcacaaaatctcaaaataaatcaaaagcaaAACAATGTTCAACCTAACTGAACTTTACATATTGTATTAACTAAAGTAAATAAATGATtgaaattgtataattatattgtgaATTATCTTCCATAATAGTCCAtccgtttcataataagtgtcacTTAGATAAATTTcacgcatattaaaaaaataacaaaatatactaATCTATTCTTATTTATTATAcagttatttaaataaaaatgatttaactAAACATCTATTGGTTATTTAAAAGGATAAGAAAGAGATTTAATGTAAGAATTTATATTGGAAATGTAGAATGAcacttttttgaaacaaaataaaaaaattaaaatgacattCTTTTTAAACAAAGATAACTGAATAAACACTAAAATAGACCAATCATGTtaacaaataaaacattaatatataatgtacataaaattttcaatctatTGTTATACTCATTTCTAAATGCTATAATAGAGGgaaaatatgttaaaatcaacctatatttttcatttataataGAGActgtattttcttataaatatagaGATTAAATAGTATTTccttattataaaattataattttttattttcaaaatgttcttttaactttcaaactttaataattataactaaaacaaataattttggaaaatacagTTTTATTAGAATCACATTTTTCTGTACATAATAGTCTTTGATAGAAATTGTAATTTAAATAAAGTTATAATTCTATAAAAttcttgaaaaatataaaactaaatagagttaattaaaaattaatattttgaaaatattcactTTTGGAGCCagatgttttgaaaatattttaaaataattatattcccaataaaaaaatatttataaaaatcagaaataacaaacaaatttaaatcaactttattgttatttcttatataccttcttttattattttaatattaaaataaatttaataattcagAAAAGTATTCCATGACATATTacgtttacaaaaaatataaatcaatttttgttatttttatttacatatttttaatattttagtataatgataaatctaattattatatgtatatatatatactactaattataaaacttagtgaataagaaagaaagacgtagataaacacaaaataaatatccgaaattatcttttcttgtttttcagaaacttttttcatttatttttttgagataacttttataatattaatttttaatcagATAAATAATGGATTGTATTTTAgttatagtttaattaaaattatttactaaaaataataactcaGCCCTAAAATCATGAAGAAAGTGACAAATAatcaaattcacttctcaaataatagtatagatccgCACCTATATTCATTTTCTTCCTCCAAATTTAggtattgatttttttagtttttcgaatggtctttgttttttttgacaaagtttttgtttttgaaaaggCATTTTATTAGCCGATCAGGATTCCTAAAAACTTGATTTCTTAAAAGTAAGAGAAacaaaacactacaagaaaacaagcgATTTCCGACGGCAATATTCGTCGGTATTTTCGTCGGTTTAGGGAAATTCCGATGAAATTCTGACGAAACTAATCGTCGGAATGGATTCGTCGGAAAAAAAGTTCGTCGGAGATTCGTCgcaaattccgacgaaatttcAAGCGACACCGACACCTGATATTCCGACGCAAATCCGACAACACATTTCGTCGGGAAAATGTTCACGGAAATTTATCGGAAATATGTCCGACCACATTTGTCATCGGAAAAGTATTTCCAACGACACACATctctcggaaatttccgacgaaactaagtcgtcggaaatatCCGACAAATTTTCGACGATATATCTTATGTCggtctttttatttattatttttttaataaattgtattttataaagttttattttactttaaaataaaaatctaaaaaacgaatttatttaaaattttatagaaaaaaggtttgcataatttaaaacaacatttaaaagtttttacataatttaaaacaagatttaaaagttttaaaaattgaaaaagaaacTAAGAAAATTCAGCAGGAAACAAAcgcttcatcttctccaatatCTCTTCGTTTGTCTTCTTCTGACCCTCTAATTCAGCAAGAATTTTGGCGTTCTGCGTCTCCAGCGCCACAATCCGATCATCTTTGTTCTGCAGCTGCTGTATAATCATAGGATCAGGAGGAGAAAACAGAGCTTGTGAAGAAAAGCGCTATCATTTTGGTTTAATAGCGTTTCCTTGGACGCTCTGACATCACCCGTTATAAAAAGTCCAACCCTTTTAATAGCGATTTTCCTCTGTGCTATTACTAAGTGTATAACAATAGCGCTTTTGTGTTCGCAATTGTTAGTATTTATAATAACgtttaataaatgttattagaaccaaataatttgatttttcctaGTAGCAAAGATAGCAAATGTTTCgtgttattaattagttttataattatcccaaaattaattaataataattattgaattgatttttaaataattaattcgaaaatatgaaataaaaacaatataaattattaaaattctaaaaatcaatataattattcaaatcCCATAACACAACATTATCACATTCATACAAACCATCACACAAGCATACAACATATCATCAATCTACCACTAATAAACCTTCACAATCATCCCTAACATATACACTATCATCATCCATATCATCACCcatatcatcaacttcttggacaGGTAAAGGAGCACCACCTAAATCCTCTTCTGTTTCCAACTCATGATAACCTCTAGGTGGTGCTCTCATAACAACATACCAATTTGAAGCATCATCCTCCCTAGAGTAGAAAACCTGTTTCGCTTGAGAAGGTAGAATGAATGGATCTTTCAAATAGGCTGCTTGGTTCATATGAAGGTTAACAAGAGTGAAGCCATCTTCTT
Protein-coding regions in this window:
- the LOC106396751 gene encoding 50S ribosomal protein L1, chloroplastic produces the protein MAVCATHSSLMIAYAASKDLTIPSLFSSANPRPNKLSVALYPPLVLLAGRRGSFPVVVSAVAAEADVDTEDAEQNEGTSTATAVLDPPKPKKGKAALLLKRDRTRSKRFLEIQKLRETKKEYDVKTAISLLKQTANTRFVESVEAHFRLNIDPKYNDQQLRATVSLPKGTGQTVKVAVLAQGEKVDEAKNAGADIVGSDDLIEQIKGGFMEFDKLIASPDMMVKVAGLGKILGPRGLMPNPKAGTVTANIPQAIEEFKKGKVEFRADKTGIVHIPFGKVNFTEEDLLVNFLAAVKSVETNKPKGAKGVYWKSAHICSSMGPSIKLNIREMIDFKP